The following proteins come from a genomic window of Pyxidicoccus sp. MSG2:
- a CDS encoding acyltransferase family protein — protein sequence MSASPHPSSQYRPDLDWIRFIAIILVHVHHVGLIFGPFKWIVKSPIPLPELRGAILAGGTVRLPLLLLISGVATAYAFRQRSVKGLLGDRAKRLLIPLLFGIFFITPPQIYIERLIQGRFSGSYLEFWPSVLNFVPWPRGSLSWHHLWLLCYLFLYNVLMLPLYAWLRTPSAERFCTRFEAWVTRGVNVWLLFLPVAAIRVIFDGYPANMALINDYWLFSYLLYFFILGNFLGRSPRFWEHVVEKRKPMAVVSAVTFGAYWALPRFSLVPDALLLSLAGWSFMLAALGWARALVTTTTPWLKYARDRAFPFYILHEMVLVVMAYPLLKLPLGGWSLFILLTVTSILGTWVLTEVFFQVPFLRPLVGLKFRRTPPQVVVEPQATASPPAV from the coding sequence ATGAGCGCCTCCCCGCACCCCTCCTCGCAGTACCGTCCCGACCTGGACTGGATTCGTTTCATCGCCATCATCCTGGTCCACGTCCACCATGTGGGGCTCATCTTCGGCCCCTTCAAGTGGATTGTGAAAAGCCCCATCCCGCTTCCGGAGCTGCGGGGCGCCATCCTCGCGGGAGGGACGGTGCGGCTGCCGCTGCTGCTGCTCATCTCCGGCGTGGCCACCGCCTACGCGTTCCGCCAGCGCTCCGTGAAGGGACTGCTGGGAGACCGCGCGAAGCGGCTTCTGATTCCGCTGCTGTTCGGCATCTTCTTCATCACCCCGCCGCAGATCTACATCGAGCGGCTCATCCAGGGCCGCTTCAGCGGCAGCTACCTGGAGTTCTGGCCGAGCGTCCTCAACTTCGTCCCGTGGCCCAGGGGCAGCCTGAGCTGGCACCACCTGTGGCTGCTCTGCTACCTGTTCCTCTACAACGTCCTGATGCTGCCGCTGTACGCGTGGCTGCGCACCCCGAGCGCCGAGCGCTTCTGCACCCGGTTCGAGGCGTGGGTGACGCGCGGGGTGAATGTGTGGCTGCTGTTCCTGCCGGTCGCCGCCATCCGCGTCATCTTCGACGGCTACCCGGCGAACATGGCGCTCATCAATGACTACTGGCTGTTCAGCTACCTGCTGTACTTCTTCATCCTCGGCAACTTCCTGGGGCGCAGCCCGCGCTTCTGGGAGCACGTGGTGGAGAAGCGCAAGCCGATGGCGGTGGTGTCGGCCGTCACCTTCGGCGCCTACTGGGCGCTCCCCCGGTTCTCGCTCGTGCCGGACGCGCTGCTGCTCTCCCTGGCCGGGTGGAGCTTCATGCTGGCGGCGCTCGGGTGGGCGCGCGCGCTCGTCACCACGACGACGCCGTGGCTGAAGTACGCCCGCGACAGGGCCTTCCCGTTCTACATCCTCCACGAGATGGTGCTGGTGGTGATGGCCTACCCGCTGCTGAAGCTGCCGCTGGGCGGGTGGTCGCTCTTCATCCTGCTGACAGTCACGTCGATTCTGGGGACGTGGGTGCTGACGGAGGTCTTCTTCCAGGTGCCCTTCCTGCGGCCCCTGGTCGGCCTGAAGTTCCGCCGCACGCCGCCCCAGGTGGTCGTGGAGCCCCAGGCCACCGCGAGCCCGCCCGCCGTCTGA
- the htpG gene encoding molecular chaperone HtpG codes for MTVENSPQRETHAFQAEINQLLSLVINSLYSHKEIFLRELVSNASDALDKLRFRSITEPELLADEPALELRVIPDADKGTLTIEDTGIGMTHDELVKNLGTIAHSGSREFLEGLAQRGQKDMQLIGQFGVGFYSAYLVADHVEVVSRAPGKDMPAWKWASDAKGSFTVEKAERATRGTAITLHLKADQKEFLEEYRLRTLITQYSDYVGHPIKLQVKKTTGTGDDAKTETSLEIVNKASALWQRSKSEITDEQYQEFYKHLTHDWEAPLAWTHFRADGNQQFTGLLFVPKHPPFDLNAQQQRGVRLFVKRVFIMDRCEELVPQWLRFVRGVIDSDDLPLNVSRELLQDSQVVRAIRKHVVKKSVDLLEKLAKDKPDDYREFWKAFGTVVKEGLATEAEHKDKLGGLLRYESSREEGLTSLADYVSRMKEGQEAIYYIYGESRQAVADSPHLEALKQRGYEVLYMTDPVDEWAAQGLREFQGKPLVSALTSDLKLQATDEQKKEQEQHAEGLKTLTSKMKDVLKDSVREVRVSDRLTDSPVCLVVPEGGSPAYLDRLLQQRGKGMGMPRVKRIMEVNPNHPVIAHLKAVHERQPDAAQVTEWIELLHDQALLTEGSTISDPNRFARRMTGLLTQVAAQAAQTPTNAAVAQAAVQESSQPASTPPAAS; via the coding sequence ATGACTGTCGAGAACTCCCCCCAGAGGGAAACCCACGCCTTCCAGGCGGAAATCAACCAGCTCCTCAGCCTGGTCATCAACTCGCTCTACAGCCACAAGGAGATCTTCCTCCGTGAGCTGGTGTCGAACGCGTCCGACGCGCTCGACAAGCTGCGCTTCCGCTCGATTACGGAGCCCGAGCTGCTCGCGGACGAGCCGGCCCTGGAGCTGCGCGTCATCCCCGACGCCGACAAGGGCACCCTCACCATCGAGGACACCGGCATCGGCATGACGCATGACGAGCTGGTGAAGAACCTGGGCACCATCGCCCACTCCGGCTCGCGCGAGTTCCTGGAGGGCCTGGCCCAGCGCGGACAGAAGGACATGCAGCTCATCGGCCAGTTCGGCGTGGGCTTCTACAGCGCGTACCTCGTGGCGGACCACGTGGAGGTGGTCAGCCGCGCCCCTGGCAAGGACATGCCCGCGTGGAAGTGGGCGTCGGATGCCAAGGGCTCCTTCACCGTGGAGAAGGCCGAGCGCGCCACGCGCGGCACCGCCATCACCCTCCACCTCAAGGCGGACCAGAAGGAGTTCCTGGAGGAGTACCGCCTCCGCACGCTGATTACGCAGTACTCGGACTACGTGGGCCACCCCATCAAGCTCCAGGTGAAGAAGACCACCGGGACGGGGGACGACGCCAAGACGGAGACCTCACTGGAGATCGTCAACAAGGCCAGCGCCCTGTGGCAGCGCTCCAAGTCCGAAATCACCGACGAGCAGTACCAGGAGTTCTACAAGCACCTGACGCACGACTGGGAGGCGCCGCTGGCGTGGACGCACTTCCGCGCGGACGGCAACCAGCAATTCACGGGCCTGCTCTTCGTGCCCAAGCACCCGCCGTTCGACCTCAACGCGCAGCAGCAGCGCGGGGTGCGGCTGTTCGTCAAGCGTGTCTTCATCATGGACCGCTGCGAGGAGCTGGTGCCGCAGTGGCTGCGCTTCGTGCGCGGCGTCATCGACTCGGATGACCTGCCGCTCAACGTGTCGCGCGAGCTGTTGCAGGACTCGCAGGTGGTGCGCGCCATCCGCAAGCACGTGGTGAAGAAGTCGGTGGACCTGCTTGAGAAGCTGGCCAAGGACAAGCCGGACGACTACCGCGAGTTCTGGAAGGCCTTCGGCACGGTGGTGAAGGAGGGCCTGGCCACCGAGGCCGAGCACAAGGACAAGCTGGGCGGCCTCCTGCGCTACGAGAGCTCGCGCGAGGAGGGGCTCACCTCACTGGCGGACTACGTGTCGCGGATGAAGGAGGGCCAGGAGGCCATCTATTACATCTACGGCGAGTCCCGGCAGGCGGTGGCGGACAGCCCCCATCTGGAAGCGCTGAAGCAGCGCGGCTACGAGGTCCTCTACATGACGGACCCGGTGGACGAGTGGGCCGCGCAGGGCCTGCGCGAGTTCCAGGGCAAGCCGCTGGTGTCCGCGCTCACGTCCGACCTGAAGCTGCAGGCCACCGACGAGCAGAAGAAGGAGCAGGAGCAGCACGCGGAGGGGCTGAAGACGCTCACCTCGAAGATGAAGGACGTCCTCAAGGACTCGGTGCGCGAGGTGCGCGTGTCGGACCGCCTGACGGACTCGCCGGTGTGCCTGGTGGTGCCGGAGGGCGGCTCGCCAGCGTACCTGGACCGACTGCTCCAGCAGCGGGGCAAGGGCATGGGCATGCCGCGCGTGAAGCGCATCATGGAGGTGAATCCGAACCACCCCGTGATTGCGCACCTCAAGGCCGTGCATGAGCGGCAGCCGGATGCGGCGCAGGTGACGGAGTGGATTGAACTGCTCCACGACCAGGCGCTGCTCACCGAGGGCAGCACCATCTCCGACCCGAACCGCTTCGCGCGGCGGATGACGGGCCTGCTGACGCAGGTGGCCGCCCAGGCCGCGCAGACGCCCACCAATGCGGCCGTGGCCCAGGCCGCGGTGCAGGAGTCCTCGCAGCCGGCCTCGACTCCGCCGGCCGCGAGCTGA
- a CDS encoding carbohydrate-binding protein, producing MTTTPPASAPRWRALLALVAALALGFTSTPALAADEVRLLKAISTVGSRYGQSWQDVSYTLVVKNLAYEKFVYVHQKQPDGSWVDLPAYYVGPAGTGFEVWKVTKQYASWGTDPQPSRDLEFVARFVVGGTSYWDNNGGANYFLGRNDGPLLRTNVLVDSSFWRDNGDLDVSVDVKNLAYTKNVTVVYTTDGWATSHEAAASYVSGYTYGYSYIQSPNAQGVERWQAHIPAISGNVLLFYVRYEVNGQTYWDSNFGYNYQHIHATP from the coding sequence ATGACAACGACTCCCCCCGCTTCCGCGCCCCGCTGGCGTGCCCTGCTGGCCCTCGTGGCCGCGCTGGCCCTGGGCTTCACCTCCACTCCCGCCCTCGCCGCGGACGAGGTCCGCCTGCTCAAGGCCATCAGCACCGTGGGCAGCCGCTACGGGCAGAGCTGGCAGGACGTCAGCTACACGCTGGTGGTGAAGAACCTGGCGTACGAGAAGTTCGTCTACGTCCACCAGAAGCAGCCGGACGGCTCCTGGGTGGACCTCCCCGCCTATTACGTCGGCCCCGCGGGCACGGGCTTCGAGGTGTGGAAGGTGACGAAGCAGTACGCCAGTTGGGGCACCGATCCGCAGCCCAGCCGCGACCTGGAGTTCGTCGCGCGCTTCGTGGTGGGCGGCACCTCCTACTGGGACAACAACGGCGGCGCCAACTACTTCCTCGGCCGGAATGACGGGCCGCTCTTGCGCACCAACGTCCTCGTGGACTCCAGCTTCTGGCGGGACAACGGCGACCTGGACGTCAGCGTCGACGTGAAGAACCTCGCCTACACGAAGAACGTGACGGTGGTGTACACCACCGACGGCTGGGCCACCTCGCACGAGGCCGCCGCCTCGTACGTCAGCGGCTATACCTACGGCTACTCCTACATCCAGAGCCCCAACGCCCAGGGCGTCGAGCGCTGGCAGGCCCACATCCCGGCCATCTCCGGCAACGTGCTGCTCTTCTACGTCCGCTACGAGGTCAACGGGCAGACGTACTGGGACAGCAACTTCGGTTACAACTACCAGCACATCCACGCCACCCCGTAG
- a CDS encoding restriction endonuclease — MGVEEEYARRVQGMGQVELLAFWGRVKQRERIEGWAPGRAFEFLMLRAFQLEGARVVWPYLSALEQIDGGIYVDGLACLVEAKDHVEPIGFDAIARLALRMQRRPPPAVGMLFSTSGFTGPALKSVTTHPIRNVLLWNDMDISLALNHGVRSALRRKWRAAIESGALDQPLHKEDFR; from the coding sequence GTGGGCGTCGAGGAGGAGTACGCGAGGAGGGTGCAGGGGATGGGGCAGGTCGAATTGCTCGCATTCTGGGGGCGAGTGAAGCAGCGCGAGCGAATCGAGGGCTGGGCACCCGGAAGGGCTTTTGAGTTCCTGATGCTCCGGGCCTTCCAGCTCGAAGGCGCAAGGGTGGTGTGGCCCTATCTGAGCGCTCTCGAGCAGATTGATGGCGGCATCTACGTGGATGGACTGGCCTGTCTCGTGGAGGCGAAGGACCACGTCGAGCCCATCGGGTTCGATGCCATCGCCAGGCTCGCCTTGCGCATGCAGCGCCGCCCACCACCTGCGGTGGGCATGCTGTTCAGCACCAGCGGCTTCACCGGGCCCGCATTGAAGTCCGTGACGACACACCCGATTCGCAACGTCCTGCTCTGGAATGACATGGACATCTCCCTGGCCCTGAATCACGGCGTGCGCTCAGCACTCCGTCGCAAGTGGAGGGCCGCCATCGAGTCCGGAGCCCTGGACCAACCCCTCCACAAGGAGGACTTCCGATGA
- a CDS encoding dipeptidyl-peptidase 3 family protein, with translation MNRTLLSLVGAVLLSGAASAAEKTPARVPDATELQRQTARFAPVELKVDLKALPDAEKRALGKLVQASKLLDVLFLRQRWAGNETLLLDLLHDDSPLGRARLHAFLLDKGPWSSLDEARPFIPGAPPKPDSANFYPAGATKAEVEAWIKSLPEAKQHEATGFYTTIRRGPDGKFITVPYSVEYQGELAQAATLLREAAALTKQPTLKAFLTARADAFLSNDYYASEVAWMQLDATIEPTIGPYEVYEDNWFNYKAAFESFLGLRDEAESQKLAKFSGQLQGLENALPIDAKLRNPKLGALAPIRVVNSLFSSGDANRGVQTAAYNLPNDERVTEKMGSKRVMLKNVQEAKFERVLLPIAKVALTAKDQQDVSFDAFFTHILMHELMHGLGPHNITVDGKQTTVRQALQVASSALEEAKADISGLWALQQLVDKGVIDKSMERTMYTTFLASAFRSIRFGVDEAHGKGIALQLNHFLDTGAVKVNADGTFAVVPEKIRESVTSLTKQLMEVQGRGDRKAAELLLAKMGVVRPSVQKVLERLKDVPVDIEPRYVTAEELAREATSSADTAVRK, from the coding sequence ATGAACCGTACCCTCCTGTCCCTCGTCGGCGCGGTGCTGCTGTCGGGCGCCGCCTCTGCCGCGGAGAAGACTCCCGCGCGCGTCCCGGATGCCACCGAGCTGCAGCGCCAGACGGCGCGCTTCGCCCCCGTGGAGCTCAAGGTCGACCTCAAGGCGCTGCCCGACGCCGAGAAGCGCGCCCTGGGCAAGCTCGTCCAGGCCTCGAAGCTGCTCGACGTCCTCTTCCTGCGCCAGCGCTGGGCCGGCAACGAGACGCTCCTGCTCGACCTGCTGCACGACGACTCGCCCCTGGGCCGCGCGCGCCTGCACGCGTTCCTCCTCGACAAGGGCCCGTGGAGCAGTCTCGACGAGGCGCGCCCCTTCATCCCCGGCGCGCCGCCCAAGCCGGACTCCGCCAACTTCTATCCGGCCGGCGCCACCAAGGCCGAGGTGGAGGCGTGGATCAAGTCGCTCCCCGAGGCGAAGCAGCACGAGGCCACCGGCTTCTACACCACCATCCGCCGCGGCCCGGACGGCAAGTTCATCACCGTCCCCTACAGCGTCGAGTACCAGGGCGAGCTGGCCCAGGCCGCCACGCTGCTGCGCGAGGCCGCCGCCCTCACGAAGCAGCCCACGCTCAAGGCCTTCCTCACCGCCCGCGCGGACGCCTTCCTGTCCAACGACTACTACGCCAGCGAGGTGGCCTGGATGCAGCTCGACGCCACCATCGAGCCCACCATCGGGCCCTACGAGGTCTACGAGGACAACTGGTTCAACTACAAGGCCGCCTTCGAGTCCTTCCTCGGACTGCGCGACGAGGCGGAGTCGCAGAAGCTGGCGAAGTTCAGCGGCCAGCTCCAGGGCCTGGAGAATGCGCTGCCCATCGACGCGAAGCTGCGCAACCCGAAGCTCGGCGCGCTGGCGCCCATCCGCGTCGTCAACAGCCTCTTCTCCTCCGGTGACGCCAACCGCGGCGTCCAGACGGCCGCCTACAACCTCCCCAACGACGAGCGCGTGACGGAGAAGATGGGCTCCAAGCGCGTCATGTTGAAGAACGTCCAGGAGGCCAAGTTCGAGCGCGTGCTGCTGCCCATCGCCAAGGTGGCGCTCACCGCGAAGGACCAGCAGGACGTGTCCTTCGACGCCTTCTTCACGCACATCCTCATGCACGAGCTGATGCACGGCCTGGGGCCGCACAACATCACCGTGGACGGCAAGCAGACCACGGTGCGCCAGGCGCTCCAGGTGGCCTCCAGCGCGCTCGAGGAGGCCAAGGCGGACATCTCCGGCCTGTGGGCGCTGCAGCAGCTGGTGGACAAGGGCGTCATCGACAAGTCGATGGAGCGCACCATGTACACGACGTTCCTCGCCTCCGCGTTCCGCTCCATCCGCTTCGGCGTGGACGAGGCGCACGGCAAGGGGATTGCGCTCCAGCTCAACCACTTCCTCGACACCGGCGCGGTGAAGGTGAACGCGGACGGCACCTTCGCGGTGGTGCCGGAGAAGATTCGCGAGTCCGTCACCTCGCTGACGAAGCAGCTCATGGAGGTGCAGGGGCGGGGCGACCGCAAGGCGGCCGAGCTGCTGCTGGCGAAGATGGGCGTGGTTCGCCCCTCCGTGCAGAAGGTGCTGGAGCGGCTCAAGGACGTGCCGGTGGACATCGAGCCGCGCTACGTCACCGCCGAAGAGCTGGCGCGCGAGGCGACCTCCTCGGCCGATACCGCCGTGCGGAAGTAG
- a CDS encoding fatty acid desaturase: protein MQTPARHSRPAPPDPWGVVLALCILGAWAGHLVWLFLAPGLPWDAPLTWLHIALQAWLCTGLFITGHDAMHGTVSRHRWVNETVGTVACFLFAGLSYRRLVVNHRAHHAQPTGHDDPDFSTRTQSFLPWLGTFMVRYTTLPQLGVMAAKFNVFVFLGVSQPRIFGFWVVPALLGTLQLFYFGTYLPHRRPDTPDMTPHHARTQPRNHLWAMLSCYFFGYHWEHHESPGTPWWRLWRLKDARAREAALEAERVAGLLREQEGVSR from the coding sequence ATGCAGACTCCGGCCCGCCACTCCCGTCCGGCACCGCCCGACCCCTGGGGCGTCGTCCTCGCGCTGTGCATCCTCGGCGCGTGGGCGGGGCACCTCGTCTGGCTGTTCCTGGCGCCCGGGCTGCCCTGGGACGCCCCACTCACCTGGCTGCACATCGCCCTGCAGGCCTGGCTGTGCACCGGCCTCTTCATCACCGGGCATGACGCCATGCACGGCACCGTGTCCCGCCATCGCTGGGTGAACGAGACCGTGGGCACGGTCGCCTGCTTCCTCTTCGCGGGGTTGTCGTACCGCCGGCTCGTCGTCAATCACCGCGCGCACCATGCGCAGCCGACGGGCCATGACGACCCGGACTTCTCCACCCGCACCCAGTCCTTCCTGCCGTGGCTGGGCACCTTCATGGTCCGCTACACCACGCTGCCGCAGCTGGGCGTCATGGCGGCCAAGTTCAACGTGTTCGTCTTCCTGGGCGTGTCGCAGCCGCGCATCTTCGGCTTCTGGGTGGTGCCCGCGCTCCTGGGCACGCTGCAGCTCTTCTACTTCGGCACGTACCTGCCGCACCGGCGCCCGGACACGCCGGACATGACGCCCCACCATGCGCGCACCCAGCCGCGCAACCACCTGTGGGCCATGCTGTCCTGCTACTTCTTCGGCTACCACTGGGAGCACCACGAGTCGCCCGGCACGCCCTGGTGGCGGCTGTGGCGGCTGAAGGACGCCCGGGCCCGTGAGGCCGCGCTCGAGGCGGAGCGGGTGGCCGGGCTGCTCCGGGAACAGGAAGGCGTGTCCCGGTAA
- the msrP gene encoding protein-methionine-sulfoxide reductase catalytic subunit MsrP has product MSDKPPAEPPSSEVTPEALYLRRRELLKNAGLFAGTAAAVAGGLYLLGRKQTRPMDAFVPDAGLVELPVAKAKGPYDTDEPRTSYEDVTTYNNFYEFGLDKNDPARFAHTLKPRPWTVVIDGEVHKPQTVDVDQLTSWFPLEERVYRMRCVEAWSMVIPWLGFPLGELLKRVEPTSQAKYVAFTTLQDPEQMPGQKRGTLDWPYVEGLRLDEAQHPLTLMAVGLYGRQLPNQNGAPLRLVVPWKYGFKGIKSIVRISLTREEPPTTWNLAAPEEYGFYANVNPAVSHPRWSQASERRIGGDLERRPTLPFNGYAEQVAHLYAGMDLRKNF; this is encoded by the coding sequence ATGAGCGACAAGCCGCCCGCCGAGCCCCCCAGCTCCGAAGTCACGCCCGAGGCGCTCTACCTGCGCCGCCGCGAGCTCCTGAAGAACGCCGGCCTCTTCGCGGGGACGGCCGCCGCCGTGGCAGGGGGCCTGTACCTCCTGGGCCGCAAGCAGACGCGGCCCATGGACGCCTTCGTCCCAGACGCGGGCCTGGTGGAGCTGCCGGTGGCGAAGGCGAAGGGCCCGTACGACACCGACGAGCCGCGCACGTCGTACGAGGACGTCACCACGTACAACAACTTCTACGAGTTCGGTCTCGACAAGAACGACCCGGCCCGCTTCGCGCACACGCTCAAGCCCCGGCCCTGGACGGTCGTCATCGACGGAGAGGTCCACAAGCCGCAGACGGTGGACGTGGACCAGCTCACCTCCTGGTTCCCGCTGGAGGAGCGCGTCTACCGGATGCGCTGCGTGGAGGCCTGGTCCATGGTGATTCCGTGGCTGGGCTTCCCGCTGGGGGAGTTGCTCAAGCGCGTGGAGCCGACGAGCCAGGCGAAGTACGTGGCCTTCACCACGCTGCAGGACCCGGAGCAGATGCCCGGCCAGAAGCGCGGCACGCTGGACTGGCCCTACGTGGAGGGCCTGCGCCTGGACGAAGCCCAGCACCCGCTGACGCTGATGGCGGTGGGGCTCTACGGGCGGCAGTTGCCCAACCAGAACGGCGCCCCGCTGCGGCTGGTGGTGCCCTGGAAGTACGGCTTCAAGGGCATCAAATCCATCGTCCGCATCTCCCTCACCCGCGAGGAGCCGCCCACCACCTGGAACCTCGCCGCGCCGGAGGAGTACGGCTTCTACGCCAACGTGAATCCCGCCGTGTCCCACCCGCGCTGGAGCCAGGCCTCGGAGCGCCGCATCGGCGGGGACCTCGAGCGCCGGCCCACGCTGCCCTTCAACGGCTACGCGGAGCAGGTGGCGCACCTCTACGCGGGCATGGACCTGCGGAAGAACTTCTGA
- a CDS encoding sulfite oxidase heme-binding subunit YedZ, with protein sequence MASPPHPWLNPALTVGGLAPLMMLAVQGPRGDLGPNAVEAALNQTGLLALVLLLASLACTPLRLVFKWTWPARIRRTLGLLAFTYASSHFLVYAVLDQGLKLGAILEDIGKRPFITVGFTALMLLVPLAVTSTNRWVRRLGFPRWQRLHRLAYVAAVLGVIHFVWRVKKDLTEPLLYAAVLALLFAIRGAEALRKRRARASVVARSAAS encoded by the coding sequence ATGGCCTCACCTCCGCACCCCTGGCTCAACCCCGCCCTCACCGTGGGTGGCCTCGCTCCGCTGATGATGCTGGCCGTGCAGGGGCCTCGCGGCGATCTGGGCCCCAACGCAGTGGAGGCCGCGCTCAACCAGACGGGGCTCCTCGCGCTGGTGCTGCTGCTGGCGTCGCTGGCCTGCACGCCGCTGCGGCTGGTCTTCAAGTGGACGTGGCCCGCGCGCATCCGCCGCACGCTGGGCCTGCTGGCCTTCACCTACGCGTCGTCGCACTTCCTCGTGTACGCGGTGCTGGATCAGGGGCTGAAGCTCGGCGCGATTCTGGAGGACATCGGCAAGCGCCCCTTCATCACCGTGGGCTTCACCGCCCTGATGCTGCTGGTGCCGCTGGCCGTGACGTCCACGAACAGGTGGGTGCGCCGGCTGGGCTTCCCCCGCTGGCAGCGCCTGCACCGGTTGGCCTACGTGGCCGCGGTGCTGGGCGTGATTCACTTCGTGTGGCGCGTGAAGAAGGACCTCACGGAGCCGCTGCTGTACGCCGCCGTGCTGGCGCTCCTCTTCGCCATCCGCGGCGCCGAGGCGCTGCGCAAGCGCCGGGCCCGTGCCTCGGTGGTGGCCCGGAGCGCGGCGTCGTAG
- a CDS encoding response regulator — MKAGTLPSPEPVPNRSTTETTRPLGTRPAAGAAPQRVLLVDDSRSIRTLLKIYLMARNFEFLEAESAEEGLKVAESGPVDLILTDFHMDGMNGADFAAQIRASTNAKLSKVPILMMTGDPNVAEVRALGQKAGISAFVRKPVSCAQLMTLVDTILPLPRK; from the coding sequence ATGAAGGCCGGAACCCTCCCCTCTCCAGAGCCCGTACCCAACCGCTCCACGACGGAGACGACCCGCCCTCTGGGGACTCGCCCGGCCGCGGGCGCCGCGCCCCAGCGCGTCCTCCTGGTGGACGACAGCCGCTCCATCCGGACGCTGCTGAAGATCTACCTGATGGCCCGCAACTTCGAGTTCCTGGAGGCGGAGTCCGCCGAAGAGGGACTGAAGGTGGCCGAGTCGGGCCCGGTGGACCTCATCCTCACCGACTTCCACATGGACGGGATGAACGGCGCGGACTTCGCGGCGCAGATTCGCGCGAGCACCAACGCGAAGCTGTCCAAGGTCCCCATCCTGATGATGACGGGCGACCCGAACGTGGCGGAGGTCCGCGCCCTCGGTCAGAAGGCCGGCATCAGCGCCTTCGTCCGCAAGCCGGTGAGCTGCGCACAGCTCATGACGTTGGTGGACACCATCCTCCCGCTGCCGCGCAAGTAG